A single Pantoea rwandensis DNA region contains:
- a CDS encoding ABC transporter permease subunit — MSTESLSAATSQTIRSPWRDFLHAFVRNPLALVSGGFVLLLVIVAIFAPWLAPWDPMAPDWMALSSPPSAAHWMGTDDLGRDLLSRIIYGARISLYVGVLSVTLGMVVGVLLGLLAGYYGRWIDMLIMRGSDVLFAFPGMLLAIAVVAILGPGLNNVIIAVAVFSVPVFARIVRASTLSLKQAAYVEAVRCAGAPDRVILLRHILPGTLSNVIVYFTMRIGTSILTAAGLSFIGLGPEPDVPEWGNILAMSRSMMMGGLWHVSVFPGLAIFITVLAFNLLGDALRDTLDPKLKS; from the coding sequence ATGAGTACAGAATCTCTCTCTGCCGCAACGTCACAGACCATCCGCTCACCGTGGCGCGATTTCCTGCACGCCTTTGTGCGTAATCCGCTGGCGCTGGTCTCCGGTGGTTTTGTATTGCTGCTGGTTATTGTGGCGATCTTCGCGCCCTGGCTGGCGCCGTGGGATCCGATGGCACCGGACTGGATGGCCTTATCATCACCCCCTTCAGCGGCACACTGGATGGGCACCGATGACCTGGGACGCGACCTGCTGAGCCGCATCATCTACGGTGCGCGCATTTCACTCTATGTTGGCGTGCTGTCGGTAACGCTGGGCATGGTGGTGGGCGTACTCCTCGGTTTGCTGGCGGGCTATTACGGTCGCTGGATCGATATGCTCATCATGCGCGGTTCCGACGTGCTGTTTGCTTTCCCCGGCATGCTGTTGGCGATTGCGGTGGTGGCGATTCTCGGTCCGGGACTGAATAACGTGATTATCGCCGTAGCGGTGTTCAGCGTGCCGGTATTTGCTCGCATAGTGCGCGCCTCAACGTTATCGCTCAAACAGGCTGCGTATGTCGAAGCGGTGCGCTGCGCCGGGGCACCCGATCGCGTGATCCTGCTGCGCCACATTCTGCCCGGCACGCTCTCCAATGTGATTGTCTATTTCACCATGCGTATCGGCACCAGTATTCTAACGGCAGCGGGGCTCAGTTTTATCGGCTTAGGCCCGGAACCGGATGTGCCTGAGTGGGGTAATATCCTGGCAATGAGCCGCAGCATGATGATGGGCGGTTTATGGCACGTCAGCGTGTTCCCCGGCCTGGCGATTTTCATTACTGTGCTGGCGTTTAACCTGCTGGGTGATGCGCTGCGCGATACGCTCGATCCCAAACTAAAGAGTTAA
- a CDS encoding fumarylacetoacetate hydrolase family protein, producing the protein MQLCSFYLIDQERKSYGIVREEGIIDVGSRLGAECPDLKSLLQRGAVSDLEAFRSLPADHPYSAIRFLPVVENPGKVFCVGMNYADKRKEFAETIEAPTLFVRFADSLAGHEQPLLKPATTQEFDYEGELAVIIGKDAYQVKAADALQHVAGYSCFMDATVRDMQFTWFTAGKNWQQTGGFGPWMTTSDEIPDPQQLAIKTWLNEREVQNDTTASMVHPVAKIIEYISAFSPLSAGDVIITGSPGGVGKKRTPPLFMFPGDVIEVEIEKIGRLRHHVV; encoded by the coding sequence ATGCAGCTCTGCAGTTTTTATCTTATTGACCAGGAAAGAAAAAGTTACGGAATCGTGCGGGAAGAGGGCATTATTGACGTCGGTTCGCGCCTCGGCGCGGAGTGCCCGGACCTGAAATCTTTGTTACAACGCGGTGCGGTCAGCGACCTGGAAGCCTTTCGCTCATTGCCTGCGGATCACCCATACAGCGCGATTCGCTTTCTTCCGGTAGTGGAAAATCCTGGTAAAGTGTTCTGTGTCGGCATGAACTACGCGGACAAGCGTAAAGAGTTTGCCGAGACTATAGAAGCGCCAACGCTGTTTGTGCGTTTTGCCGATTCACTGGCAGGTCACGAGCAGCCGCTGTTAAAACCGGCCACCACGCAGGAGTTCGATTACGAAGGCGAACTGGCAGTAATCATCGGCAAAGATGCCTATCAGGTTAAAGCGGCCGATGCGCTGCAACATGTGGCGGGTTACAGCTGCTTTATGGATGCCACGGTACGCGACATGCAGTTTACCTGGTTTACCGCCGGTAAAAACTGGCAGCAGACCGGTGGCTTTGGTCCGTGGATGACCACCTCAGATGAAATCCCCGATCCGCAGCAGCTGGCGATCAAAACCTGGCTGAATGAGCGTGAAGTGCAGAACGACACCACCGCCAGCATGGTGCATCCGGTGGCGAAAATTATCGAATACATTTCGGCGTTCAGCCCGCTGTCAGCAGGTGATGTGATCATCACCGGTTCACCGGGCGGCGTCGGTAAGAAACGCACGCCACCGCTGTTTATGTTCCCCGGCGATGTGATTGAGGTCGAGATCGAGAAAATTGGTCGTCTGCGCCACCACGTTGTTTAA
- a CDS encoding ABC transporter ATP-binding protein, whose protein sequence is MTDTLLTPNAASVAGPAPVLAIQDLSVSFRGRSGENQALKGITFAIYPGEIVAVVGESGSGKSVTSLAVMGLLAASGRIDRGSMQFRDRRGTTHALEKLDDTHRRTLRGREMAMIFQEPMTSLNPVLRVGDQLTEALRDHQMCDKAAADARARALLRQVRIADVDRVMKSYPHSLSGGMRQRVMIAQALACDPQLLIADEPTTALDVTVQARILHILRDLQREKQMAVLFITHDMGVVAEIADRVVVMLRGEVVEQGTVADIFNAPQHPYTKALLAAVPKLGDMREQRWPQRFPLLGATQPADSGEQRTARYDETPLLDVRGLKVYYPIRSGIFSALTHQVHAVEQIDFSLWPGETLAIVGESGCGKSTTGRALMRLIKSQADSIHFQGSEIANLKEAEFQPLRREIQMVFQDPYASLNPRLTVGFTIAEPLLLHGLVKSLEEATPQVDALLKSVGLLPEHATRYPHEFSGGQRQRIAIARAMALKPKVIIADEAVSALDVSIQAQVVNLMMDLQKQTGVAWIFISHDMAVVERIANRVAVMYLGQIVELGPRQSVFNQPQHPYTQRLLASVPVADPQNRQTRTFEDSEIPSPLRKLGETVTKPRYRQVAPQHWVADDIASR, encoded by the coding sequence ATGACGGACACTTTACTTACCCCCAACGCCGCCAGCGTTGCCGGTCCCGCGCCGGTACTCGCGATACAGGATCTCAGCGTCTCGTTTCGCGGCCGCAGCGGCGAAAATCAGGCACTGAAAGGCATCACTTTTGCCATTTATCCCGGTGAAATTGTCGCCGTAGTGGGTGAAAGCGGCTCGGGAAAATCTGTCACTTCGCTGGCGGTGATGGGCCTGCTGGCCGCTTCAGGCCGTATCGATCGCGGCAGTATGCAGTTCCGCGACCGTCGCGGCACAACCCACGCACTGGAAAAGTTGGACGACACTCACCGCCGCACTTTACGTGGTCGTGAGATGGCGATGATTTTTCAGGAGCCGATGACCTCACTCAATCCGGTGCTGCGAGTGGGCGATCAGTTGACGGAAGCGCTGCGTGATCATCAGATGTGCGATAAAGCCGCAGCGGATGCGCGTGCGCGGGCACTGCTGCGCCAGGTTCGCATTGCCGATGTTGATCGCGTCATGAAAAGCTACCCGCACTCGCTGTCGGGCGGCATGCGTCAGCGCGTGATGATTGCGCAGGCGCTGGCGTGCGATCCACAGCTGCTGATTGCCGATGAACCGACCACCGCGCTGGACGTCACCGTGCAGGCACGCATCCTGCACATCCTGCGCGACCTGCAACGCGAGAAGCAGATGGCAGTGCTGTTTATCACTCACGACATGGGCGTGGTGGCGGAAATCGCCGACCGCGTGGTGGTGATGTTGCGCGGTGAAGTGGTGGAACAGGGCACGGTCGCCGACATCTTCAATGCGCCGCAGCATCCTTACACCAAAGCGCTCCTGGCCGCCGTGCCGAAATTGGGCGACATGCGCGAACAGCGCTGGCCGCAGCGCTTCCCACTGTTGGGCGCCACTCAGCCCGCCGATAGCGGTGAACAGCGCACCGCCCGTTATGACGAAACCCCGCTGCTGGATGTGCGCGGTTTAAAAGTTTACTACCCGATTCGCAGCGGCATCTTTTCTGCCTTGACTCATCAGGTGCACGCAGTGGAGCAGATCGACTTCAGCCTGTGGCCGGGCGAAACCCTGGCGATTGTCGGCGAGAGCGGCTGCGGCAAATCCACTACCGGCCGCGCGCTGATGCGTCTGATTAAAAGTCAGGCCGACAGCATTCATTTCCAGGGCAGTGAAATCGCCAACCTGAAAGAGGCGGAGTTTCAGCCGCTGCGCCGCGAAATTCAGATGGTATTTCAGGATCCCTACGCCTCTTTAAACCCGCGTCTGACCGTGGGCTTTACCATTGCCGAGCCTCTGCTGCTGCACGGCCTGGTGAAATCGCTGGAAGAAGCCACGCCGCAGGTCGATGCCTTGCTGAAAAGCGTTGGTCTGTTGCCCGAACATGCCACGCGCTATCCCCATGAGTTTTCCGGCGGCCAGCGTCAGCGTATCGCGATTGCCCGTGCCATGGCGTTAAAACCCAAAGTTATCATCGCCGATGAGGCCGTTTCAGCGCTGGATGTCTCCATTCAGGCGCAGGTGGTCAATCTGATGATGGACCTGCAAAAGCAGACCGGCGTGGCGTGGATTTTCATCTCGCACGACATGGCGGTGGTGGAGCGTATCGCTAACCGCGTGGCGGTGATGTATCTCGGCCAGATTGTCGAGCTTGGCCCGCGTCAGTCGGTGTTCAACCAGCCGCAACATCCGTATACCCAACGTCTGCTGGCCTCGGTGCCGGTGGCCGATCCACAGAACCGTCAGACCCGTACTTTCGAAGATAGCGAAATTCCTTCGCCGCTGCGCAAGTTGGGCGAAACGGTCACCAAACCCCGTTATCGCCAGGTTGCACCGCAACACTGGGTCGCTGACGACATTGCATCGCGCTAA
- the dgcA gene encoding N-acetyl-D-Glu racemase DgcA, translating to MRRMQIEVLELPLARPFAISRGTRTAVTVIRVTLEQNGFIGRGECTPTPRYDETPDSVEAQLEAMREDVEAGLSRIDLQSRLSAGSARNALDCALWRLDAALAKQTLWQQCERTAPPSVITAETLSLDSIENMAAAAADAVSRGAILLKIKLNRDEILEKVAAIREAAPRATLIIDANEAWSGVDLHSLLTALQAYNIAMVEQPLPAGQDQDLQRFNHPIPVCADESCHTREDIAELRNRYEMINIKLDKCGGLTEALAMVEEAQKRDMRLMVGCMLGSSLAMEAALPVAMAAEHVDLDGPIWLAADSSPFLSYAQGRIWL from the coding sequence ATGCGGCGCATGCAGATTGAAGTGCTGGAGCTGCCGCTGGCGCGTCCCTTCGCTATTTCGCGTGGCACGCGTACCGCCGTTACGGTCATTCGCGTCACGCTGGAGCAAAACGGCTTTATTGGACGTGGCGAGTGCACGCCGACGCCGCGCTACGATGAAACACCAGACAGCGTTGAGGCGCAGCTGGAAGCGATGCGTGAAGATGTCGAAGCGGGCTTAAGCCGTATCGATCTGCAAAGCCGTTTATCTGCCGGTTCAGCGCGTAATGCGCTGGACTGTGCGCTGTGGCGTCTGGATGCCGCGCTGGCTAAGCAGACGCTGTGGCAGCAGTGCGAACGCACTGCACCGCCTTCGGTGATCACGGCGGAGACCTTAAGCCTCGACTCCATCGAAAACATGGCGGCCGCAGCGGCTGATGCCGTGTCGCGTGGCGCCATCCTGCTGAAAATCAAACTTAATCGTGACGAAATATTAGAGAAGGTGGCAGCCATCAGAGAGGCTGCGCCGCGTGCAACCTTGATCATCGATGCCAATGAAGCCTGGTCGGGCGTCGATCTGCATAGTCTGCTCACTGCGCTACAGGCTTACAACATCGCTATGGTTGAACAGCCGCTGCCTGCCGGACAAGACCAGGATCTGCAACGATTTAACCACCCGATACCGGTGTGTGCTGATGAGAGCTGCCATACGCGTGAAGACATCGCCGAGCTGCGTAATCGCTACGAGATGATCAACATCAAGCTGGATAAGTGCGGCGGCCTGACCGAAGCCTTAGCGATGGTCGAAGAAGCGCAGAAGCGGGATATGCGTCTGATGGTTGGCTGCATGCTGGGCTCCTCACTCGCAATGGAAGCTGCGCTGCCGGTGGCGATGGCTGCAGAACACGTCGATCTGGATGGCCCCATCTGGCTGGCCGCCGATAGCTCACCCTTCCTTTCCTACGCTCAGGGCCGAATCTGGCTGTAA
- a CDS encoding M55 family metallopeptidase — protein MKIFISADIEGIAGVMRPEQCSPGHAEYQLARGLMEQEVNAAIDGAFAGGATEVVVADSHAQMTNLRAENIDPRARMVQGKPRGLSMVEGIEQQPFDGLFFIGYHSAAGEPGVLAHTINGRAFWRIHINGKVMGESDIYAAAAAEQGTPLWLVSGDDQLQGWIAEHYPSVDYVCVKRAISHTCAESISPQAAQNAIRAAATAAVQRARQVSTTRLTAPYEMQLQASKPVLADLFSLIPGVTRIDAVTVGYCADQMGTLISLLSAFSYLASTQS, from the coding sequence ATGAAAATATTCATCTCTGCTGACATTGAAGGTATCGCGGGCGTGATGCGTCCGGAACAGTGCTCACCCGGCCATGCGGAATACCAGCTGGCACGCGGGTTGATGGAACAGGAAGTAAACGCCGCCATCGACGGTGCATTTGCCGGCGGAGCCACCGAAGTGGTGGTGGCTGACAGCCATGCGCAAATGACCAACCTGCGCGCGGAAAATATCGATCCGCGTGCGCGCATGGTGCAAGGCAAGCCGCGTGGCTTGTCGATGGTGGAAGGCATTGAGCAGCAGCCGTTTGATGGCCTGTTCTTTATCGGTTATCACAGCGCGGCGGGCGAGCCAGGCGTGCTGGCGCACACCATTAACGGCCGTGCTTTTTGGCGCATTCATATCAATGGCAAAGTGATGGGCGAAAGCGATATCTACGCTGCCGCCGCCGCCGAACAGGGTACGCCGCTCTGGCTGGTTAGCGGTGACGACCAGCTACAAGGCTGGATCGCCGAACACTATCCGTCGGTGGATTACGTCTGCGTGAAACGCGCGATTTCCCATACCTGCGCCGAGTCCATCAGTCCGCAAGCGGCACAAAACGCCATTCGTGCTGCCGCCACCGCAGCGGTACAGCGTGCGCGCCAGGTCAGCACCACACGTTTGACCGCGCCGTATGAGATGCAGTTGCAGGCCAGTAAACCGGTGCTCGCGGATTTGTTCAGTCTGATTCCCGGCGTGACGCGTATTGATGCCGTAACCGTGGGCTATTGTGCCGATCAAATGGGCACCTTGATCAGCCTGCTGAGTGCGTTCTCCTATCTGGCCAGCACCCAGTCATAA
- a CDS encoding DUF1158 family protein, with the protein MKNPFETLIIPGGILLLGFLSALLLPAPQFGLELSRRIQEMLRLQDLNQLYTIVFCLWFLLLGAIEFFVIRFAWRRLAKK; encoded by the coding sequence ATGAAAAACCCGTTTGAAACGCTGATTATCCCTGGCGGAATCCTGCTGCTGGGCTTTCTCTCCGCGCTACTGCTGCCCGCGCCGCAATTCGGCCTGGAATTGTCCAGACGGATTCAGGAGATGCTGCGTTTGCAGGACCTGAATCAGCTCTACACTATCGTGTTTTGCTTGTGGTTCCTGCTGCTGGGCGCGATTGAATTTTTTGTCATCCGCTTTGCATGGCGTCGCCTCGCTAAGAAGTGA
- the dgcN gene encoding N-acetyltransferase DgcN, which translates to MLIPQPYLLFLGDVTDPLAAKTARGIHVWRPEQCVGEIKLPGCTVSLGLDVLDIATAKERGAKTLVLGTANAGGYLPEHWLDTVKGAIKAGMNVASGLHHRLVDEPELVALAQEFGVELFDLRHMRPKLNVGSGKKRTGKRVLTVGTDCSVGKMYTSLALEAAMRERGMKADFRATGQTGILVAGEGIAIDAVIADFIAGAVEALSPANDADHWDIVEGQGSLFHPSYAGVSMGLIHGAQPHWLVMCHEMGRPHMRHLPHQPMVSLKDCVEANLRAADVTSDNVQLAGFAINTSNYSEEEARAYCAEVSAEFGVPATDPVRFGIADIAALLQERG; encoded by the coding sequence ATGTTGATCCCACAACCCTATTTATTGTTCCTTGGCGATGTCACCGACCCACTGGCCGCTAAAACGGCGCGCGGCATTCACGTCTGGCGCCCTGAGCAGTGCGTCGGCGAAATTAAACTGCCGGGCTGTACTGTCAGCTTAGGTCTGGACGTGCTCGATATCGCCACGGCAAAAGAACGTGGCGCGAAAACGCTGGTACTGGGCACCGCCAATGCGGGGGGCTATCTGCCCGAGCACTGGCTCGACACGGTTAAAGGCGCCATCAAAGCCGGTATGAACGTGGCGAGCGGTTTGCACCATCGTCTGGTGGATGAGCCAGAGCTGGTCGCGTTAGCCCAGGAATTTGGCGTTGAGCTGTTTGACCTGCGTCATATGCGTCCAAAACTGAATGTTGGCAGCGGCAAAAAGCGGACAGGTAAGCGTGTACTTACTGTCGGTACGGACTGCTCAGTTGGCAAGATGTACACCTCGCTGGCGCTGGAAGCGGCAATGCGTGAACGCGGTATGAAGGCGGATTTCCGCGCGACCGGGCAAACCGGCATTCTGGTTGCTGGTGAAGGCATTGCGATTGATGCGGTGATTGCCGACTTCATCGCCGGTGCAGTGGAAGCCCTGTCACCCGCCAATGATGCCGACCACTGGGATATCGTTGAAGGTCAGGGCTCGCTGTTCCATCCTTCTTATGCGGGCGTCAGCATGGGCCTGATTCACGGTGCGCAGCCGCACTGGCTGGTGATGTGCCACGAAATGGGCCGTCCGCACATGCGCCATTTACCGCATCAGCCGATGGTGAGTTTGAAAGATTGCGTGGAGGCCAACCTGCGCGCAGCCGATGTCACCAGCGACAATGTTCAGCTGGCTGGTTTTGCTATCAACACCTCCAACTACAGCGAAGAAGAGGCCCGCGCCTATTGTGCGGAAGTCAGCGCTGAATTCGGCGTGCCTGCTACCGATCCGGTGCGTTTTGGTATCGCAGATATCGCCGCCCTGCTGCAGGAGCGTGGCTAA
- a CDS encoding ABC transporter permease, whose amino-acid sequence MFAYIIRRLLEMIPVLLVVSLLVFGFIKLLPGDPARIYAGPDAPIEAVEAARQHLGLNDPLPQQYVNWIGGLLRGDLGVTYRTQQPVLQVIKQGFMPTLLLALAGFAWSVILGLFLGVLAALKRGKWQDWTLMSVAVGGISMPTFWLGLLLIQFVAMPFGLFSVSGFNKASDIILPAITLGSSVAAVMARFTRSAFLEVAQEDYVRTAKAKGLRNRLVTWKHVMRNALIPVITMLGLQFGFLLGGSIVVESVFNWPGLGWLLIESIKAQDQPVIQALVMLFVFEFIVINLLVDLLYAVVNPAIRLRQES is encoded by the coding sequence ATGTTCGCATACATTATTCGCCGACTGCTGGAGATGATCCCGGTCTTGCTGGTGGTCTCGCTGTTGGTGTTCGGCTTTATCAAGCTGCTACCGGGCGATCCCGCACGTATTTACGCCGGGCCAGACGCACCGATTGAAGCGGTCGAAGCCGCGCGTCAGCATCTTGGACTCAACGATCCGCTGCCGCAGCAGTACGTTAACTGGATCGGCGGACTGCTGCGTGGCGATCTTGGCGTCACTTACCGCACGCAACAGCCGGTGCTGCAAGTGATCAAGCAAGGCTTTATGCCAACCCTATTGCTGGCGCTGGCGGGCTTCGCCTGGTCGGTGATCCTCGGCCTGTTTCTCGGTGTGCTGGCCGCACTGAAGCGCGGTAAATGGCAGGACTGGACATTGATGAGCGTCGCCGTCGGCGGCATCTCGATGCCCACTTTTTGGTTGGGCCTGTTGCTGATCCAGTTCGTTGCCATGCCCTTCGGCCTGTTCTCGGTGAGCGGGTTCAACAAGGCCAGCGACATCATCCTGCCTGCTATCACTTTGGGGTCCTCGGTGGCCGCTGTGATGGCGCGCTTCACCCGTTCCGCCTTCCTCGAAGTGGCGCAGGAAGATTATGTGCGCACCGCCAAAGCCAAAGGGCTGCGCAATCGGCTGGTGACGTGGAAGCACGTGATGCGTAATGCCCTGATCCCAGTGATCACCATGCTCGGCTTGCAGTTCGGTTTTCTGCTCGGCGGATCGATCGTCGTAGAGAGCGTTTTCAACTGGCCCGGTTTGGGCTGGCTGTTGATCGAGTCGATCAAAGCACAAGATCAGCCGGTGATTCAGGCGCTGGTGATGCTGTTCGTGTTTGAATTTATTGTGATTAACTTGCTGGTGGACCTGCTCTACGCCGTGGTCAATCCAGCCATTCGCCTGCGACAGGAGTCGTGA
- a CDS encoding P1 family peptidase — MDFQQLQRDGLLQRWRSERQLGQPRSACGATNRISDVPGVRVGHHTLADGERQTGVTAIVPPGDNLFLKPLPCGAAVFNGFAKPVGLVQVEELGVLQTPILLSNTLAVGTLFTTLVRDAISRNPELGRSLPTVNPLALECNDGWLNDIQALAVTEAMAQDALDSAQADFARGSVGAGRGMSCFSLKGGIGSASRLIPSLNATLGVLVLANFGALNAFTLDGVRMGDMIGPLLPELAPQRDAGSIIIIMATDAPLDARQLKRLAKRAGAGLGRLGSYWGHGSGDIAVAFSTQTQPIPPEDAALEPLLAAAADATEHAVLDALLSAEAVSGFRGHHRPSLTQVLDELAKS; from the coding sequence ATGGATTTCCAACAATTGCAGCGCGATGGGCTGCTGCAACGCTGGCGCAGCGAGCGACAGCTGGGACAACCGCGCAGTGCTTGCGGCGCCACCAATCGCATTAGCGATGTGCCCGGCGTGCGCGTCGGCCATCACACGCTGGCAGACGGTGAGAGACAAACCGGTGTGACGGCGATTGTGCCGCCGGGCGATAATCTGTTTCTCAAGCCGTTACCCTGCGGCGCGGCGGTCTTTAATGGCTTTGCCAAGCCGGTCGGGTTGGTGCAAGTGGAAGAGTTAGGCGTGCTGCAAACGCCGATCTTGCTCAGTAACACGCTGGCAGTCGGCACGCTGTTTACCACGTTGGTACGCGATGCCATCAGCCGCAACCCGGAGCTGGGTCGCAGTTTGCCGACCGTCAATCCGCTGGCGCTGGAATGCAACGATGGCTGGCTGAACGACATTCAGGCGCTGGCGGTGACCGAAGCGATGGCGCAGGATGCATTGGACTCGGCGCAGGCCGATTTCGCCCGTGGTAGCGTCGGTGCCGGACGTGGCATGAGCTGTTTCAGTTTGAAGGGCGGCATTGGCAGCGCATCGCGCTTAATTCCTTCACTGAATGCCACTTTGGGCGTGCTGGTGCTGGCTAACTTTGGGGCACTCAATGCGTTCACGCTGGATGGTGTGCGCATGGGTGACATGATTGGGCCGCTGCTGCCAGAACTGGCGCCGCAGCGCGATGCCGGCTCCATCATCATTATCATGGCCACCGATGCGCCGCTGGATGCCCGCCAGCTCAAGCGTCTCGCCAAACGCGCCGGTGCCGGATTAGGTCGTTTAGGCAGCTACTGGGGCCATGGTTCAGGCGATATTGCCGTGGCCTTCTCCACGCAAACACAGCCAATTCCGCCGGAGGATGCGGCGCTGGAACCGCTGCTCGCCGCCGCTGCCGATGCCACTGAACACGCAGTGCTGGATGCGTTGTTAAGCGCCGAAGCGGTCAGCGGTTTTCGCGGCCATCATCGCCCGTCACTGACGCAAGTGCTGGATGAATTGGCTAAATCTTAG
- the mntP gene encoding manganese efflux pump MntP: MTFIATLILAFGMSMDAFAAALGKGASLHRPNFKEALRTGLIFGVIEMLTPLIGWAIGLAASRYIMAWDHWVAFALLTVLGGRMIMEGFRQTADDPCEAPQRHGFMVLAMTAVATSLDALAVGVGLAFLQVNIVLTALTIGAATTIMATTGVMVGRFIGPIMGKWAEVLGGVVLISIGCTILSEHLGLFS, encoded by the coding sequence ATGACATTTATCGCAACTCTGATTCTGGCCTTTGGTATGTCGATGGACGCCTTCGCCGCTGCACTGGGCAAAGGCGCGTCGCTGCATCGCCCGAACTTCAAAGAAGCGCTGCGCACCGGCCTGATCTTTGGTGTGATTGAAATGTTGACGCCGCTGATTGGCTGGGCGATCGGCCTGGCGGCCAGTCGCTACATCATGGCATGGGATCACTGGGTGGCGTTTGCCCTGTTAACCGTTCTTGGTGGCCGCATGATAATGGAAGGTTTCCGTCAGACGGCGGATGATCCCTGCGAAGCGCCGCAGCGTCATGGCTTTATGGTACTGGCGATGACCGCCGTAGCAACCAGCCTTGATGCGCTGGCGGTGGGCGTCGGCCTGGCATTCCTGCAGGTGAATATTGTGCTCACTGCACTGACAATTGGCGCCGCCACGACGATTATGGCTACCACGGGCGTGATGGTCGGACGCTTTATCGGTCCGATCATGGGTAAATGGGCTGAAGTGTTAGGGGGTGTCGTATTAATAAGCATCGGCTGCACTATTCTCAGCGAGCACCTTGGCCTGTTCAGCTAA
- a CDS encoding glutathione ABC transporter substrate-binding protein: protein MKTLFRRSSLAFGLTLALAAAAQAQDLRISMYADITGLDPHDTSDNVSYSVQSGIFERLFQFDAQMKLQPWLATSYTHNDNATEFTLTLRKGVTFQDGTPFDAEAVKANLDRLADQTKGLKRNSLYKMIAKVTVLAPDQVKIDLNQSFGAFINTLAHPSAVMWSPAILKQYPEEAQLRLHPVGTGPFRFVDWQPGKAVSLVKYDGYWQKGWPKVDKVTFSPSPEDATRVAALKSGQVDAIWPLPSDLIATVQSDSKLAIQRDPSIYLYYMAINTQHKPLADVRVRQAINYAIDRNLWLKVAFAGMGKPASSAMPEGVQFYQKQSEPNYHYAPDEAKALLKAAGYPNGLDLKLWTTNTTASVRAAQVLKAQLATVGIRATVTPMDSGTRNAKLWGVKDPKQAEFDLYYGGWSTSTGDADWALRPLYATESWVPTSYNVSYFSNPDVDKAIAGGLATADPARRGEAYAEAQKLLWKEAPVAFLGTPDNLVGKRSNLTGVSMLADGNFLYTQAAFK from the coding sequence ATGAAAACCCTTTTTCGCCGTTCGTCACTGGCTTTTGGCTTGACCCTCGCGCTGGCTGCCGCCGCGCAGGCGCAGGATCTGCGTATTTCGATGTATGCCGATATCACCGGTCTTGACCCACACGATACCTCGGACAACGTCAGCTATTCGGTACAGAGCGGCATCTTTGAACGCCTGTTCCAGTTCGATGCGCAGATGAAGCTGCAACCCTGGCTGGCGACCAGTTATACCCATAATGACAACGCCACCGAATTTACCCTGACGCTGCGTAAAGGCGTCACATTCCAGGACGGCACGCCGTTTGATGCTGAAGCGGTCAAGGCCAACCTCGATCGCCTCGCCGATCAGACCAAAGGCCTGAAGCGCAATAGCCTGTATAAGATGATTGCCAAGGTCACGGTGCTGGCGCCGGATCAGGTGAAAATCGACCTCAATCAATCCTTTGGTGCCTTCATCAATACCCTGGCGCACCCATCAGCGGTGATGTGGAGCCCGGCGATCCTCAAACAATACCCAGAAGAAGCACAGTTGCGCCTGCATCCGGTCGGCACCGGTCCGTTCAGGTTTGTCGACTGGCAGCCGGGCAAGGCCGTTTCGCTGGTGAAGTATGATGGCTACTGGCAAAAAGGCTGGCCGAAGGTGGATAAAGTGACCTTCTCGCCCAGCCCGGAAGATGCCACCCGCGTTGCCGCACTGAAATCAGGGCAGGTGGATGCGATCTGGCCGCTGCCATCGGATCTGATAGCCACCGTGCAGAGCGACAGTAAATTAGCGATCCAGCGCGATCCGAGCATCTATCTCTACTACATGGCGATCAACACCCAGCACAAGCCATTGGCAGACGTGCGCGTGCGTCAGGCGATCAACTACGCCATCGACCGTAATCTGTGGTTGAAAGTGGCGTTTGCCGGTATGGGCAAACCCGCTTCTTCCGCGATGCCGGAAGGGGTGCAGTTCTATCAGAAGCAGAGCGAGCCGAATTATCACTACGCTCCGGATGAAGCCAAAGCCTTGCTGAAAGCGGCCGGATACCCGAACGGTCTGGATTTGAAACTGTGGACCACTAACACCACCGCCAGCGTGCGTGCGGCGCAGGTGCTCAAAGCCCAGCTGGCGACCGTCGGCATTCGTGCCACAGTGACGCCAATGGATTCCGGCACACGCAACGCCAAGCTGTGGGGCGTAAAAGATCCCAAACAGGCAGAGTTTGACCTCTATTACGGCGGTTGGTCGACCTCAACCGGTGATGCGGACTGGGCATTGCGTCCACTGTATGCCACCGAATCCTGGGTACCGACCTCATATAACGTCTCGTACTTCAGCAATCCGGATGTCGATAAAGCCATTGCCGGTGGGTTAGCCACTGCCGATCCAGCCAGACGCGGTGAAGCCTATGCGGAAGCCCAGAAACTGCTGTGGAAAGAGGCGCCAGTTGCCTTCCTCGGCACGCCGGACAACCTGGTGGGCAAACGCAGCAACCTGACAGGCGTGTCCATGCTGGCAGATGGCAACTTCCTTTATACCCAGGCGGCCTTTAAGTAA